A region of the Ammospiza nelsoni isolate bAmmNel1 chromosome 14, bAmmNel1.pri, whole genome shotgun sequence genome:
GTCTCATCCTGAGGGGAAAGCACCATTCCCTCGACATACTTTTCTTCAGGTCATTACCTGAGGCAAAGGTGCCAGTCCCTTTCGTACACCTCTTCCGATTTCTGCCTGAGGAGAAGGCGCTATTCCCCACGAACCTTCTTCTCCCGGCCTCTGCCTGAGGGGGAGATGCCACTGTGTCCCTGAACCCCACTCCCGGTCTCTGCCTGAGGGGAAGATGCCACTGTCCTCTGTAATAATCTCCGGTCTCTACCGGAGGGGAAGGCGCCATTCCCCCAGACCTCCgtcccctctccccatccccacgTAACAGGGCACAACCGCCCGCCACCCTCGCTCCCGGAGGCGCACCGACCGGCAGCTCcggagcggcgcggggcgggcggaggcggctgcggggcggggccgcggggccacgccgcggccccggcggcggaAGGGGCGacgccggcggggcgggcgctgccGCCTTGTCGGAGCGGCCGGTGCTCGGCAGCCCCCGCCGGGCATGTCAGCACcgggccccggccccggcgaGGCGGCCCTGGGCGCCAGGGAGGCGGCGCGGCGGGACCCGCTGGCCGCCGACCTGCGGTGCAGCCTGTTCGCCGCCGCGCTGCAGAGCTACAAGCGCGATTCGGCGCTGAGGCCCTTCCCGGGCCGCTACGCCAGCGGCGACAGCAAGGACTTCGAGGGGCTGGTGAGTGCCTGGGGCCGGCCCGGGGAGGCTGCCCGAGGCGCCAGGGCACCTGCCCCGATGGGGAGCACAGGCTGCCCGCAGAGGTGAGGGCAGCGGCGCCGCAGGGTCACGGATCAGTCAGGATGAAAGGTTTATCCAGTCAAGAAATCCAGGTTTAAAATAGTATTTGGGATTCTGACCGATAAACCCACACTGGGAAACGCCCAGATCCGGTGTGGACAGCACATGAAGTAACAAGCCATAGGTAACAGGTAGGGAGCCGACAGGACGAGAGGGAGCGGCCTCAAGCGGCTCAAGATTGAGGATTCTGGAACATTTCTACCCTGAAAGGGTGGCTGGGCATtagcacagactgcccagggaagtgatggaatcaccatccctggaggtgttcagaAAACACgtagatgtggcactgggggtcatggtttagtggtgggcttggcaaAGTTAGGCTAAGGGTTGGACTCAGTAATCTCAGAtgtgttttccagcctgaatgTTTCTAATATTATGTGAAGTGTGAAGAGAGCTTGCCAACGTTACATTCAAATTCATATTGAAGGACTTGCATGTTACATGACCTGAACACTCCCATGTGAGGTGTACTGCACATGCTGCTCTGTGATAGATTGTTTTCTCTCAGGAGTGCGTCTGATTGTTCCTGTACAAACCCTACAGATAGCGTTGGTAAATATCACTGTTTGTAACTTGCCTGCTATTTGCGTTCAGAGCAATTGACAAACTTCCCCACAAACTGGAAACAAATGTTTATATCTCAGAACAGAACCTGTTTTTCAGTTGGTTGGGGTGAAATATTGTTTCGTTTTCACTAGAGGTCCCTGTTTAATCGCAATGGCGCTAAGGAGCCTGTGCTGAATGCCTCTGTTGTTAGCTTGCAGATACCAAGGCTCTACCAAGCCTCAAAGAGCTTCTGGAATCTGTTCCAAATACAGATACAAGGACCTGGGAGCTGTTTAGTTGGATTCTATCATCTAAAGTCTTCATGATACAAAGTACTAAGAAACAGGAGGTAAGTTTTGAATTCTGAAAATCTAAATTAGAATTTGGCTTTTGAGGCAAACTTGCTCTTCAGACACTATTTCCTCCTCCCAGAATTAAGTTGGTTATTGTGAGAGCTTGACAGCTGAACATAAATCCATTCTTCTCTGTATATAGAGAGGAATGCTTTAAAGTAAATTTTCAGGAACACTGGTTGGAAGAAAGAGTTACCAATGTCAGTAGTTGATGATGGACAGTGATTGTAGTTGATTACTGCAGCTAACATAACATGCACGTGCATGGTTTAGGCTGAGAGAGTCCAATTTGGGTGTCATGGAGCTGGGTCCTGCTTGTCACTGAGAAAGACAACTCTTGTCTTTTGCCCCAAAAAGGGAAAGGTTCAGAGCCACTCAGGCACTTCTGTAGCAGGGATCAAAATAATTGTAGAGATTAGCAGTAAGCTGAAAACAgcttctgtttttgttttttttcctcttgcaagATCAGCTGATGAATATATTGTCTTAATAGCCAAAGCAGAATTGTGATATTGTCCTTGCATAATAAATTAATTCATAATTACAAttcaggtttggggtttttttctggagacAAGATTAAGGATTTAACTTCAATAGCAAGAAACTGGCAGGATTTTTACTTACTTACTCCTTCTGAATTGTGAGAGTGTTGAATTCTAACTCAGAAAAGCATAATCAGAATCCATTAAACGCTATGAAGGGACGGGAAGCGGAATTTCCAGTGAGTAATGTAACCACATAAACCAACATTGATATTCCTTCCTGTTTTTAAGTACGAGAAGATCCAGGAACTCACAGGGATGTCTGGGGCTGCAGTTCCTGCTCCAGACTATCTCTTTGAAGTCATGTACTGTGATCAAATGAACACTAAGTTTGCTGAGACCAAGGGAGAGCGGGACCTTATCTACGCCTTCCACGGGAGCCGCCTGGAGAACTTCCATTCCATCCTGCACCACGGCCTGCACTGCCACTTGAACAGGGTGAGGCTCCTGCCATTGACACCATCTTCCCTTGCTCACTTGCAGCTGggtatgcattttaaaaataggcCCAGATTCCTTTTGGGGTATGAAATGTGCTGATGCTCTTGTTCTGCTGTGTTCATTTCAGTGTAGGCCTTCGCAGATGGCCGTGTTGGATTTTCTAGCGCAGACTGAGGGTAAAAACTGGAAGTGGCATGAAACCCTTTTCACCAGTGTGACAAATTATGACTGTCTTTTGCTTCTTTATAAGGAAGTGTAATTCCTCTGAAAATCCTGTCCTGacagcctgcagctgggaagTGCCTGTCTGCAGAGACGGAGGATAGTGGAGATTTTCT
Encoded here:
- the PARP16 gene encoding protein mono-ADP-ribosyltransferase PARP16 — translated: MSAPGPGPGEAALGAREAARRDPLAADLRCSLFAAALQSYKRDSALRPFPGRYASGDSKDFEGLLADTKALPSLKELLESVPNTDTRTWELFSWILSSKVFMIQSTKKQEYEKIQELTGMSGAAVPAPDYLFEVMYCDQMNTKFAETKGERDLIYAFHGSRLENFHSILHHGLHCHLNRTSLFGEGTYLTSDLSLALLYSPHSLGWQRSALGSVLSCVAVCEIIDHPDVKCQVKKKDSEEIDRKRARVKNSEGGDVPQKYFVVTNNQLLRVKYLLVYSQKQHRRPSNESSWFYTHRFAVMMMLYLLLLIAIGASNSPTFIYYWHRMFDSER